From Juglans regia cultivar Chandler chromosome 6, Walnut 2.0, whole genome shotgun sequence, the proteins below share one genomic window:
- the LOC108980024 gene encoding putative clathrin assembly protein At4g40080: MSGLKKLRNLIDILKDKASLIKATLSTAASVNVAVLLSTTHDPSSPPPEKRVAVVLALGNGSRLTACSCIDAIMARLHGTHSAPVAIKCLFTIHNIITRGSFILNDQLSFYPSSGGRNFLNLSTFRDCSGAEMWELSSWVRWYAGFVEQNLMVSKVLGYYFCSSSGTNNDKNKEERFLTFLDSDLSRELDVLVDFAERICEVPDSLYLQRNDLVYEVVRLVSEDYRLLQLEIFLRVSELANRTENLSDGELTLMLNTLQRFEDCKERLLLLFANRKRNDRMWDLVSETKMKLITTREKREGLRLVTMAGRRIDESLNQSTRFRKPLMAAESENLFFFGSGGGALVALDRVPLAVSTVG; the protein is encoded by the coding sequence ATGAGTGGGCTAAAGAAGCTAAGAAATCTCATAGATATTCTCAAAGACAAAGCCTCCTTGATCAAAGCAACTCTCTCCACGGCCGCCTCTGTAAACGTCGCCGTCCTCCTCTCCACCACCCACGACCCTTCCAGCCCTCCGCCGGAGAAGCGCGTCGCCGTTGTTCTCGCCCTCGGCAACGGGTCCCGCCTCACGGCATGCTCCTGCATAGATGCGATCATGGCTCGCCTGCATGGCACGCACAGCGCTCCGGTTGCCATCAAATGCCTTTTCACGATTCATAACATCATCACCAGGGGCTCTTTCATTCTCAACGATCAGCTTTCGTTCTATCCTTCTTCAGGGGGCAGAAACTTTCTCAACCTTTCGACTTTTCGAGACTGTTCCGGGGCCGAAATGTGGGAATTGTCATCGTGGGTGAGATGGTACGCGGGTTTCGTGGAGCAAAACTTGATGGTTTCTAAGGTTTTGGGTTACTACTTTTGTTCATCTTCAGGCACGAATAAcgacaaaaataaagaagagagATTCTTGACGTTCTTGGACTCGGATCTGTCGAGGGAGTTGGATGTTCTTGTGGATTTTGCAGAAAGAATCTGCGAGGTACCAGATTCGCTATACCTTCAGAGGAACGATTTGGTTTACGAGGTGGTGAGATTGGTGAGCGAAGATTACAGGTTGCTTCAGTTAGAAATCTTCCTCCGAGTTTCGGAACTCGCGAACAGAACGGAAAACCTGAGTGACGGCGAGCTGACTCTGATGCTAAACACCTTGCAAAGGTTTGAGGACTGCAAAGAGAGGTTACTGTTGCTGTTCGCAAATCGAAAAAGGAACGATCGGATGTGGGATTTGGTAAGTGAGACGAAGATGAAGCTGATTACAacgagagagaagagagaaggatTGAGGCTGGTGACGATGGCAGGCCGAAGGATAGACGAGTCTTTGAACCAGTCAACACGGTTCAGAAAACCATTAATGGCGGCCGAGTCGGAGAACCTATTTTTCTTCGGATCAGGTGGCGGTGCATTGGTGGCCCTGGACAGGGTTCCTCTTGCCGTTTCTACTGTAGGGTAA